One window of Desulfobacca acetoxidans DSM 11109 genomic DNA carries:
- a CDS encoding M24 family metallopeptidase: MEPVPVAEILQRQADLQEMLADAEIELALIRQAADLYYYSSVIVDGFLALGPAGDPLLLVRRPQQRLQELDLPFPVAFYRDIRDVPRILGQVGLGHNGAIGAELDVMPALLYRRLHEELFPQRSIVDLTMMIRKQRMIKSAYEIAQIRRAAAILDETLEEAARLIRPGLSELELSAALEYHLRLAGHQGLVRTRTWNLEMFFGHVLSGAAGIQAAYVETPSGGTGFSHGFPQGAGTKRLAVGEPISVDLAACVNGYIADETRLYVLGDLPEAACKALELVERLFELYEVEAQVGSLPGEIYQRLRGEVKAAGLEDYFMGVGRDRVFFLGHGVGLELDEYPLITAKFPFPLAADMVIAFEPKFFLPEIGMVGFEDTGRITAAGVEWLTRSPRRVWQLR, from the coding sequence ATGGAACCGGTTCCGGTTGCGGAAATACTCCAGCGTCAGGCAGACTTGCAAGAAATGCTGGCCGACGCCGAGATTGAATTAGCACTTATTCGCCAGGCTGCCGATCTGTACTATTACAGCAGCGTGATTGTCGACGGCTTTTTGGCCCTGGGGCCAGCGGGTGACCCACTCCTATTAGTGCGCCGACCGCAGCAGCGCCTCCAGGAACTTGACCTGCCTTTTCCGGTGGCCTTCTACCGGGATATCAGAGATGTCCCTCGGATTTTAGGCCAGGTTGGCCTGGGTCACAACGGCGCTATCGGCGCGGAGTTGGATGTCATGCCGGCATTGTTGTATCGCCGATTGCACGAGGAGTTATTTCCCCAGCGGTCTATCGTCGATTTAACGATGATGATTCGCAAGCAGCGCATGATCAAAAGCGCTTACGAAATAGCTCAGATCCGCCGGGCGGCGGCGATTCTGGATGAGACATTGGAAGAAGCCGCCCGACTGATCAGGCCAGGTCTTAGCGAACTGGAGCTGTCGGCAGCTTTGGAATACCACCTGCGGCTGGCGGGACACCAGGGACTGGTGCGTACCCGGACCTGGAATCTTGAGATGTTTTTTGGCCACGTGCTTTCCGGGGCAGCCGGTATCCAGGCGGCGTATGTGGAGACGCCCAGCGGCGGCACCGGGTTTAGCCATGGCTTTCCTCAAGGGGCTGGTACCAAGCGGCTGGCGGTCGGCGAACCCATCAGCGTTGACCTGGCCGCCTGCGTCAATGGCTATATCGCCGATGAGACGCGCCTCTATGTCTTGGGAGATCTGCCGGAGGCGGCCTGTAAAGCCCTGGAGTTGGTAGAAAGGTTATTTGAGCTGTATGAGGTCGAAGCCCAGGTTGGCTCACTTCCCGGAGAGATTTACCAGCGCCTCCGGGGGGAGGTCAAGGCCGCCGGTTTAGAGGATTATTTTATGGGCGTGGGCCGTGACCGAGTATTCTTTCTAGGGCATGGCGTCGGCCTGGAACTGGACGAATATCCCCTGATTACTGCAAAATTTCCTTTTCCGCTGGCCGCCGATATGGTAATTGCCTTCGAGCCGAAGTTCTTCCTGCCAGAAATCGGCATGGTAGGTTTTGAGGATACCGGTCGGATCACCGCTGCCGGCGTGGAGTGGCTCACCCGGTCTCCCCGGAGGGTCTGGCAATTGCGATGA
- a CDS encoding LutC/YkgG family protein, which yields MLAELLRQRLEENRAELARVCGVAELAQVILSNTGNNLALEDHPWLRAAYEQLTSAQQVHVHFLSGFDIDPKAPLQVDTVVTVGLGAIPETGTVLVGSRVPEAFRLSLCPRRHYVIVPADKACLTMSEALALTGQEPSGLVSWLTGPSRTADIEKVLVLGAQGAGELIVIVYYEGGIEEKMPIKDREKG from the coding sequence GTGTTAGCAGAACTTTTACGCCAACGTCTTGAAGAGAACCGGGCAGAGTTGGCCCGCGTGTGCGGCGTGGCGGAGCTGGCCCAGGTTATCTTATCTAACACCGGCAACAATCTCGCACTGGAAGATCACCCCTGGCTGCGGGCAGCTTATGAGCAGCTTACCTCTGCGCAACAGGTTCACGTCCACTTTTTGTCAGGATTCGACATTGATCCTAAAGCACCGCTTCAGGTCGATACCGTCGTCACCGTCGGTCTGGGAGCTATTCCTGAAACCGGGACGGTGCTTGTCGGCAGCAGGGTTCCGGAGGCGTTTCGTCTGTCCTTGTGTCCCCGCCGTCACTATGTCATAGTTCCGGCCGACAAAGCCTGTCTGACCATGTCCGAAGCCCTGGCTTTGACCGGTCAAGAACCTTCGGGGCTGGTAAGCTGGCTTACCGGACCCAGCCGCACTGCAGATATTGAGAAAGTTTTGGTCCTGGGAGCCCAGGGGGCCGGTGAACTTATAGTCATTGTCTATTATGAGGGTGGCATTGAGGAGAAAATGCCTATAAAAGACAGGGAAAAGGGATGA
- a CDS encoding lactate utilization protein B — protein sequence MQKTFRNHPPEITTLEVPAIRLAVQRALAARARLVETYPHWEAWRKQAKAIKSEVVTHLSDYLDQLRRQVEGWGGQVLEAPDSRTACRLITELVGRHQVRLLVKSKSMTSEEISLNPALEAANCRVTETDLGEFIVQLAGQTPSHLTAPAMHLNRDDIADLFSTHLDLPRHNDPVVLSRQGAKFLRPRYWEAQMGITGVNFAAAASGHLITLENEGNLRLTATAPPVHVALMGLEKIIPTLADLEVLLRLLPVSATGQRLTAYVNFIRGMKPQPGGRQAFYLILLDNGRRRLAADPLYREALFCLRCGACLNVCPIFQLGGGHLYGQVYPGAIGILLAPFLGSGVDLTDLCTQCGACSQICPVGIPLAEQICRRRTESRLHPALKVMTRGSSSVLEHPRLYRFLTPLWRFLARLLPDGPGGRWWGENRRLPMPAEESFFESQFPKRRTFP from the coding sequence GTGCAAAAAACTTTTCGCAATCATCCTCCAGAGATAACAACCCTGGAGGTGCCTGCTATCAGGCTGGCGGTCCAACGAGCCCTGGCGGCCCGAGCCCGGCTGGTGGAGACCTACCCTCACTGGGAGGCTTGGCGGAAACAGGCCAAGGCTATTAAAAGCGAGGTAGTGACTCATCTCAGTGATTATCTCGATCAACTCCGGCGCCAGGTGGAAGGATGGGGCGGTCAGGTCTTGGAAGCACCTGACAGCCGCACCGCCTGCCGCCTGATTACGGAGCTGGTTGGGAGACATCAGGTCCGGCTTCTCGTTAAATCCAAATCCATGACCAGTGAGGAGATCAGCCTCAATCCGGCGTTAGAGGCGGCTAACTGTCGGGTGACCGAAACGGATTTAGGTGAGTTTATCGTTCAATTGGCCGGTCAGACTCCTTCCCACCTGACCGCCCCGGCCATGCATCTGAACCGGGACGATATTGCCGACCTTTTCTCAACGCATTTGGATCTGCCCCGCCACAATGATCCGGTAGTTCTTTCCCGGCAGGGGGCAAAGTTTTTACGGCCCCGCTACTGGGAAGCCCAGATGGGGATCACCGGGGTCAATTTTGCCGCGGCGGCCAGCGGCCACCTAATAACGCTGGAGAATGAGGGCAACCTGCGCCTGACGGCTACCGCTCCGCCGGTACACGTGGCTTTGATGGGGTTGGAAAAGATCATTCCGACGCTGGCCGACTTGGAGGTGCTGCTGCGGCTGCTGCCGGTGAGCGCCACCGGCCAACGGCTCACCGCCTACGTCAATTTCATCAGGGGTATGAAGCCTCAGCCCGGAGGTCGACAGGCCTTTTACCTCATCCTGTTAGATAACGGCCGTCGGAGGCTGGCGGCCGATCCGCTCTACCGGGAAGCCCTCTTCTGTCTGCGCTGTGGTGCCTGTTTGAATGTCTGTCCGATATTCCAGTTAGGCGGCGGCCACCTCTATGGCCAGGTATATCCCGGCGCCATCGGCATTCTATTGGCGCCGTTTCTGGGGAGTGGCGTCGACCTGACCGATTTATGTACCCAATGCGGGGCCTGTAGCCAGATCTGTCCGGTCGGCATCCCCCTGGCCGAACAGATCTGCCGCCGGCGGACCGAGAGCCGTTTGCACCCAGCGCTGAAGGTTATGACGAGGGGAAGCAGTTCGGTTTTAGAACACCCCCGGCTGTATCGTTTCCTGACGCCGCTCTGGAGGTTCCTGGCACGACTACTCCCCGATGGTCCAGGCGGTCGCTGGTGGGGGGAAAACCGGCGTCTGCCGATGCCGGCCGAAGAGTCTTTCTTCGAATCGCAATTTCCAAAACGGCGAACTTTTCCTTAA
- a CDS encoding SurA N-terminal domain-containing protein, producing the protein MLDFMRKHASSWFVTGIIGAIVVVFVLWGIGSFRSAQFQEVAEVDGAKIYLPEYYKAYQNLVRNYQEQMGGESNEEVAKTLRLREQALGQMIDELLIKQASNRLGLNVTDAELRDYIRRNPAFADERGFNEKRYHQLLARRRLPASEYEEQERQQLLVQKMVHFITSFAKISEADLQEAYRLQQETVRVEYVVLGPSQFLKEQQAGAAEMQQYYESHPETFREPEKVKVRYIFFKFNDFDGQIKADREKIETYYYDHLEDYSRPQTIRVSQLFLEPPSKAGTAEQQRFRLLAEKLLQRARAGESFEQLQKKYSPEAEGRIQAGELGLVKRGQNIPEWEAVAFHLKKGGIGMAKTPRGYYLIKVNDILERKTPPLAEVQAQVEKSWRAEEAKKLAHRQAEGLRAEMLNASFAEAAAARHIKVQETGWLTSKDAIPGLGQQPAFSQMAIGLKPQEISKPLNLADGVALLQVMDHQDSLLPPLAQIKDRVAEAVRLEKARLAAAEEAESILSRLQKGESLAKVAAQKGVPLKDSGFFTRSQGMPGQGQVRELATAAFSLAATPPHHVDLVSWGGENYLLVFKERRQPSREQFALAREELSKGLMDLKRQMVFSQWLASERQRAKIKVYEIPS; encoded by the coding sequence GTGCTTGATTTCATGCGAAAACACGCCAGTTCCTGGTTTGTCACTGGCATCATTGGAGCTATCGTCGTCGTTTTTGTCCTGTGGGGCATTGGCAGCTTCCGTTCTGCCCAATTTCAGGAAGTGGCCGAGGTCGATGGCGCCAAGATTTATCTCCCCGAATACTATAAAGCCTACCAGAACCTCGTGCGAAACTATCAGGAACAGATGGGGGGCGAGTCTAACGAGGAGGTTGCCAAGACCCTGCGCCTGCGGGAACAGGCCTTGGGTCAGATGATCGATGAACTTCTGATCAAACAGGCCAGCAACCGCCTGGGGCTCAACGTCACCGATGCCGAACTGCGGGACTACATTCGGCGAAACCCCGCCTTTGCCGACGAGCGGGGCTTTAATGAGAAGCGGTATCACCAATTGCTGGCCCGGAGACGTTTACCGGCTTCAGAGTATGAAGAACAGGAGCGGCAACAACTGCTGGTACAAAAAATGGTGCACTTCATCACCTCGTTCGCCAAGATATCCGAGGCCGATCTCCAGGAGGCCTATCGGCTGCAGCAGGAGACGGTGCGGGTAGAGTACGTCGTGCTTGGTCCCTCTCAGTTTTTAAAGGAGCAACAGGCTGGCGCCGCCGAAATGCAGCAGTATTACGAATCACACCCGGAGACGTTTCGGGAGCCTGAAAAAGTTAAGGTGCGTTATATCTTTTTTAAATTTAACGATTTCGATGGACAGATCAAGGCTGACCGGGAAAAGATTGAAACGTATTATTACGACCATTTGGAGGACTATTCCCGGCCTCAGACAATTCGCGTCAGCCAATTATTTCTTGAACCTCCTTCGAAAGCCGGCACTGCGGAGCAGCAGCGTTTCCGGCTATTGGCCGAAAAACTGCTCCAACGGGCCAGGGCGGGAGAGAGTTTCGAACAGTTGCAGAAAAAATATTCCCCGGAAGCCGAGGGGCGGATACAGGCAGGGGAACTGGGTTTGGTCAAACGCGGCCAGAATATCCCGGAATGGGAAGCCGTCGCCTTTCATCTCAAGAAGGGCGGCATCGGCATGGCTAAGACTCCCAGAGGTTATTACCTGATAAAAGTAAACGACATTCTGGAACGTAAAACCCCACCCTTGGCTGAGGTGCAGGCTCAGGTGGAAAAATCCTGGCGGGCGGAGGAAGCAAAAAAGCTCGCCCACCGGCAGGCGGAAGGACTGCGGGCCGAGATGCTCAATGCCTCCTTTGCCGAGGCGGCTGCGGCTAGGCATATTAAGGTGCAGGAGACCGGCTGGTTGACCTCGAAAGACGCCATTCCCGGTTTGGGCCAGCAGCCGGCCTTTTCCCAGATGGCCATAGGATTGAAACCTCAGGAGATCAGCAAACCGTTAAATTTGGCCGACGGTGTGGCGTTGTTGCAGGTTATGGACCATCAGGACAGCCTGCTCCCACCACTGGCCCAGATTAAAGACCGGGTGGCTGAGGCCGTCCGTCTGGAAAAAGCCCGCCTGGCGGCGGCCGAAGAGGCCGAGTCGATCTTAAGCCGTCTCCAAAAAGGCGAGAGTCTGGCGAAGGTAGCAGCCCAGAAGGGAGTTCCCCTCAAAGACAGCGGTTTTTTTACCCGTTCACAGGGTATGCCAGGCCAGGGCCAGGTAAGAGAATTGGCGACGGCAGCATTTTCTTTAGCAGCGACGCCGCCCCACCACGTTGATCTCGTAAGCTGGGGGGGAGAGAACTATCTTCTGGTCTTCAAGGAACGGCGCCAGCCCTCCCGAGAACAATTTGCCCTGGCTCGGGAGGAGTTATCTAAAGGCCTCATGGACTTGAAGCGTCAGATGGTATTTTCCCAGTGGCTGGCGTCAGAGCGGCAGCGGGCAAAAATCAAAGTCTACGAGATACCTTCCTAA
- a CDS encoding tetratricopeptide repeat protein, with the protein MLQIYSFEACWRLLGLLLVSGMVCTGCADVPFLKKAPLQESMAESSYEPPPQPLPDPEPKAQPIIRPTSNPGSSNPIDARLAELASQFEVIRTRVQVLEGKLAEQEHQLSQLIKSGNPQQAQMQEKLSGLERELAATQERLAQVEGQRPPQAVAAVPVAMSGNREAGEAAPTAKKAPPAAPAKVGSDPFAEGLTLYKQKSYGPAREKFQRYLEEHPKGEKAIEARYYLADSLYQEKHHDEAIVEFNKLLEGYPKSTLAPASLLKQAYAFKAQGKSKVHNLILEKLIADYPQSPEAVQARKLRGSGAAVSDKKKGK; encoded by the coding sequence ATGTTGCAGATATATTCCTTTGAAGCCTGCTGGCGACTCCTGGGTCTGCTCTTGGTAAGCGGGATGGTATGCACCGGTTGTGCGGACGTTCCTTTTTTAAAGAAGGCGCCGCTTCAGGAAAGTATGGCGGAGTCAAGTTATGAGCCTCCGCCCCAACCGCTGCCAGATCCGGAGCCCAAGGCGCAGCCGATCATCCGTCCGACGTCTAATCCGGGCAGTTCAAATCCGATTGATGCCAGATTGGCGGAACTCGCCAGTCAGTTCGAGGTTATCCGGACCAGGGTACAGGTGCTGGAGGGAAAGTTGGCGGAACAGGAACATCAATTGAGCCAACTGATCAAATCCGGCAACCCGCAACAGGCGCAGATGCAGGAGAAATTATCAGGTTTGGAGAGGGAACTGGCGGCAACCCAAGAGCGGCTGGCGCAAGTAGAGGGCCAACGTCCTCCTCAAGCCGTAGCCGCCGTCCCGGTGGCTATGTCAGGCAACCGGGAGGCGGGGGAAGCAGCGCCAACCGCCAAGAAGGCACCACCGGCGGCCCCGGCAAAGGTGGGGAGCGATCCTTTTGCTGAGGGGTTAACTTTGTATAAACAGAAATCCTATGGGCCGGCTCGAGAAAAATTCCAACGCTATCTAGAGGAGCATCCGAAAGGCGAAAAAGCGATTGAGGCTCGCTACTACTTAGCCGATAGTCTCTATCAGGAAAAGCATCACGATGAGGCCATCGTTGAATTCAACAAGCTGTTGGAAGGCTATCCCAAGAGCACGCTGGCGCCGGCATCGCTCCTAAAGCAGGCTTATGCCTTTAAAGCCCAGGGAAAATCTAAAGTTCATAACCTCATCTTGGAAAAGCTCATCGCCGACTATCCGCAGAGTCCTGAGGCGGTCCAGGCCCGCAAGCTGCGGGGCAGCGGGGCAGCAGTATCCGATAAGAAAAAAGGAAAATAA
- the pal gene encoding peptidoglycan-associated lipoprotein Pal: MMRSGRIAWVLLLCLIPALMLTGCAKKKVVTTAGPDETTTEPGQIQEESLGAGGERLGRSRKGVSARAQAYGPEGIAFESEDVFFEYDQFTLTSESRSLLQKKASFLQKHPEIQITIEGHCDIRGSSDYNLGLGQKRADSAKSYLQDLGIAGNRLSTISYGKEQPVAHGDTEEAHARNRRGHLVIGGLNEP, from the coding sequence ATGATGAGAAGTGGTAGGATCGCCTGGGTTCTTTTGCTCTGTCTCATACCGGCTCTGATGTTGACCGGGTGCGCCAAGAAGAAAGTCGTAACCACGGCCGGGCCGGATGAGACCACAACAGAACCGGGGCAGATACAAGAGGAATCCTTGGGTGCAGGGGGAGAGCGCCTGGGGCGTAGCCGGAAAGGAGTGAGCGCTCGGGCTCAGGCCTATGGTCCAGAGGGTATCGCCTTCGAGAGTGAAGACGTTTTTTTCGAGTATGACCAATTCACCCTGACTTCAGAGTCACGCAGCCTATTGCAGAAGAAGGCATCTTTTCTCCAGAAACATCCGGAAATACAGATAACCATAGAGGGTCATTGCGACATTCGAGGTAGTAGTGATTATAATCTCGGTTTAGGCCAGAAGCGGGCCGACAGTGCCAAGTCATATCTCCAGGATTTGGGAATTGCCGGCAATCGTCTGTCTACCATTAGCTATGGCAAAGAGCAGCCGGTCGCTCATGGAGACACTGAAGAGGCTCATGCCAGAAACCGGCGGGGTCACCTGGTTATCGGGGGTCTTAATGAACCATGA
- a CDS encoding VPLPA-CTERM sorting domain-containing protein: MRAYVLLIIAMLAFVLNSVSASALTYLSVGVEGYNPRINNYGEIVYTTSSGSIVSSVRGTIPNHGIHPIQPNLNDLGEIVYADSRPSGTGPWTIYSTERGEIAYGDTSPAINNHGEIAWAWGQAYPRTLYSNERGILMQLLSYDADFISVDMNDGGEIVCAYRDYDFSYKLFSSVAGQLLEFDHNLGNVSINNNGDIAYRYLNNNFRWDYASLEGERLIDLDADVFQLGQFDRNDYGDIVFNIDYPGLNGYYLVLATDRPEYYPNYSPFDPDDINHVPLPGAVLLLGAGLGRFALYSRRKLADRN; encoded by the coding sequence ATGAGAGCTTACGTTCTATTAATTATTGCGATGCTTGCCTTCGTGTTAAATTCAGTTTCAGCCTCTGCACTCACTTATTTGTCGGTAGGAGTGGAGGGATATAATCCGCGCATTAACAATTATGGTGAAATTGTCTACACAACGAGCAGTGGCAGTATTGTTTCCAGCGTGAGGGGAACGATTCCGAATCATGGGATACATCCTATCCAACCTAATCTTAATGACTTAGGTGAAATTGTGTATGCAGATTCGAGGCCGTCGGGTACAGGGCCTTGGACTATATACTCCACCGAGCGAGGTGAAATTGCATATGGAGATACATCTCCAGCAATAAACAATCATGGTGAAATTGCATGGGCATGGGGTCAAGCATATCCGCGCACACTGTACTCCAATGAGCGCGGGATACTTATGCAGCTCCTTTCCTATGACGCAGATTTTATCTCAGTAGACATGAACGATGGCGGAGAAATTGTTTGTGCCTATAGAGATTATGATTTTTCCTATAAACTATTTTCGTCGGTAGCGGGGCAACTTTTAGAATTTGATCACAACCTCGGCAATGTTTCAATTAATAATAATGGAGATATAGCGTATAGATATCTGAATAATAATTTTAGATGGGATTACGCTTCTCTTGAGGGAGAGAGGTTGATCGATCTTGATGCGGATGTATTTCAATTGGGTCAATTTGATCGGAATGATTACGGGGATATAGTATTTAATATAGATTATCCGGGGTTAAACGGTTATTATCTTGTCCTGGCCACTGATAGACCGGAATATTATCCCAATTATAGTCCATTTGATCCCGATGATATTAACCACGTCCCCCTCCCTGGGGCTGTCCTCCTCTTAGGTGCCGGCCTGGGTCGTTTCGCCCTCTATAGCCGTAGGAAGCTGGCAGACAGGAATTAG
- a CDS encoding ABC transporter permease, whose protein sequence is MRFGKCLRTAAVSLWIHKLRSFLTVLGVVIGVSAVVLVWGLGAGARMVVAQQISGAGAGLLMIISGATSKGGWRMAMGTAPSLTMGDVQAIGKEIPEVEHAVPVWGEVAQVVFSPLNWSTMILGTTSEFAQLRNVDLVAGRFFNASECHRGAKVCVLGYTVAQNLCRGKNPIGQTLRINNIPFVLIGIMAPKGRTPDGRDQDDMVLAPLETTQKSLFGTALPGVVKFVLVSVADPTKLDTAQSKIDNLLTQRHRIRPGFEKDFSIRNLTEILKTWEIAITTMTWLLWGVALISLLVGGIGIMNIMLVSVKERTAEIGLRMAVGADPWDIMLQFLMEAVVLSVSGGFVGVVLGATLAQFIGRLSGWPIHFSLVPALTALLISMAVGVCFGFVPARQAARLHPMDTLRYG, encoded by the coding sequence ATGAGATTCGGTAAGTGTCTGAGAACTGCGGCGGTGTCGCTCTGGATACATAAATTGCGCAGCTTCCTGACGGTACTAGGGGTCGTGATCGGCGTTAGCGCCGTAGTTCTTGTCTGGGGTCTGGGAGCCGGCGCCCGCATGGTGGTAGCCCAGCAGATTTCCGGAGCCGGCGCTGGGCTGCTCATGATAATATCAGGGGCCACCAGTAAAGGCGGCTGGCGGATGGCCATGGGGACAGCCCCTTCTTTGACCATGGGGGATGTTCAGGCTATCGGTAAAGAAATCCCGGAGGTCGAGCATGCCGTGCCGGTCTGGGGAGAGGTGGCGCAGGTGGTTTTCAGCCCTTTGAACTGGTCCACCATGATATTAGGAACTACTTCGGAATTTGCCCAATTGAGAAACGTTGACTTGGTGGCTGGACGTTTTTTTAACGCCTCTGAATGTCATCGAGGGGCTAAAGTCTGCGTTTTAGGGTATACGGTGGCCCAGAATCTTTGCCGTGGCAAGAACCCCATCGGTCAGACCTTGCGCATTAACAATATCCCCTTTGTTCTGATAGGGATAATGGCTCCCAAGGGTCGCACCCCCGACGGTCGCGATCAGGACGATATGGTATTGGCACCCCTGGAAACGACACAGAAATCTCTGTTCGGGACGGCCCTGCCAGGAGTGGTGAAGTTTGTCCTGGTATCAGTCGCCGATCCCACCAAGCTCGACACAGCCCAGTCAAAAATTGACAATCTGCTCACTCAACGTCACCGTATCCGACCTGGATTCGAAAAAGATTTCTCCATCCGCAACCTGACCGAAATCTTAAAAACCTGGGAAATAGCCATCACAACCATGACTTGGCTATTGTGGGGCGTAGCTCTCATATCGCTGTTGGTAGGCGGCATCGGTATCATGAATATTATGTTAGTTTCCGTAAAGGAACGCACCGCCGAGATCGGTCTGCGGATGGCAGTAGGGGCTGATCCATGGGATATTATGTTGCAGTTTTTAATGGAGGCCGTGGTCTTGAGCGTCAGCGGCGGGTTTGTGGGGGTGGTTCTGGGGGCGACCCTGGCTCAGTTCATCGGCCGTCTTTCAGGCTGGCCGATCCACTTTTCCCTGGTACCGGCCCTAACGGCTCTGTTGATCTCTATGGCGGTAGGTGTCTGCTTCGGCTTCGTCCCGGCTCGCCAGGCCGCCCGGCTCCATCCCATGGACACCTTGCGATACGGCTAA
- a CDS encoding CPBP family intramembrane glutamic endopeptidase, whose product MHQSLSDCGGMHGAFPPWATDPRPLYFLDNMNHNNRDNKALALVRNGLVAARRLPLTPETIRRGAQTRIFHCGEIAVISMVYFWVVWQVAADVPSQGLGLFPILVILMAVFYVLYISPVLIHHDSLAARGLGPAPGFLFKKDNFIPALQNFGAWTIVGIAGLLLAGYLLNPSSAFRLNGYSLAIRFILYLLSALAQDALFFGFFLRRWQAVFGYATAAAPVFRKNNVIGQAAARGLDRVGMLAVVANALLFSLYHLPNPPLMILTLIMGLVWGRVFAQFPNLAVAALGHALMGTILHLVVKVNIIVGSLYYSGYKSFYRLVFPFMEPLINGGF is encoded by the coding sequence GTGCATCAATCATTATCCGATTGCGGCGGGATGCACGGCGCTTTCCCACCCTGGGCAACCGACCCCCGACCACTGTATTTCCTTGATAATATGAACCACAATAATCGCGATAATAAAGCCTTGGCTCTGGTCCGCAATGGATTGGTAGCTGCTCGCAGGCTGCCGCTGACGCCGGAGACAATCAGAAGAGGGGCACAGACAAGAATTTTCCATTGTGGTGAGATTGCTGTTATTTCAATGGTATATTTCTGGGTGGTGTGGCAGGTGGCGGCCGACGTTCCCTCGCAGGGTCTCGGACTCTTTCCCATTCTCGTCATCCTTATGGCCGTTTTTTATGTCCTCTATATCTCACCGGTTCTCATTCACCATGATTCTTTAGCTGCCCGAGGTCTGGGGCCGGCTCCGGGATTTTTGTTCAAGAAGGATAACTTCATACCGGCTCTGCAAAACTTTGGGGCTTGGACTATTGTGGGAATTGCCGGTCTCCTCCTGGCCGGCTATCTTCTTAATCCAAGCTCGGCCTTTCGTCTCAATGGATATTCCCTGGCAATTAGGTTTATTCTCTATCTCCTCTCCGCTCTGGCCCAGGACGCCCTTTTCTTCGGTTTTTTTCTCCGGCGCTGGCAGGCGGTATTCGGGTATGCGACTGCGGCGGCACCTGTTTTTCGAAAAAACAATGTAATCGGCCAAGCAGCGGCAAGGGGGCTAGATAGAGTGGGGATGCTGGCAGTTGTCGCTAATGCTCTCCTCTTTTCGCTCTATCATCTCCCCAATCCACCATTGATGATCCTAACCTTGATAATGGGTCTGGTTTGGGGCCGGGTCTTTGCGCAATTCCCCAATCTAGCGGTCGCGGCTTTGGGGCATGCTCTTATGGGAACCATTTTACATCTGGTGGTGAAGGTGAACATTATCGTAGGTTCCTTGTATTATTCAGGTTATAAGAGTTTTTATCGATTAGTCTTTCCTTTTATGGAACCTCTCATTAATGGCGGCTTTTAA
- a CDS encoding ABC transporter ATP-binding protein has protein sequence MPVLITLHNITKIYRPGAYQIYALQGISLGVPPGEFLAVMGPSGSGKSTLLHILGCMDQPTAGEYYLAGQMISNLSAKSLAKIRNKKIGMVFQSFFMLPRFTALDNVALPLMYADTNGKSEREMAGAALAKVGLADRAHHLPQQLSGGQQQRVSLARALVNNPELLLADEPTGNLDRETGFQIMKLLIQLNQSQGLSIVMVTHDLEMAAFADRRIVLRDGFIISES, from the coding sequence ATACCGGTGCTCATCACCCTTCATAACATAACCAAGATTTATCGTCCGGGCGCTTATCAGATATACGCCTTGCAAGGTATTTCTTTGGGTGTGCCCCCAGGTGAATTTTTAGCTGTTATGGGGCCTTCGGGTTCAGGAAAATCCACCCTCCTGCATATTTTGGGTTGTATGGATCAACCCACTGCCGGAGAATACTATCTTGCCGGACAGATGATATCAAACCTATCGGCCAAAAGTCTGGCCAAAATCAGGAACAAAAAGATCGGCATGGTTTTTCAATCATTTTTTATGCTGCCGCGTTTTACGGCGCTGGACAATGTGGCGCTGCCGCTGATGTATGCCGACACGAATGGCAAAAGTGAACGAGAGATGGCGGGCGCCGCTTTGGCGAAAGTAGGCCTTGCCGACCGCGCCCACCATCTGCCTCAACAGTTGTCTGGCGGGCAGCAGCAGCGGGTTTCTCTGGCCAGGGCTTTAGTAAACAATCCCGAGTTGCTGCTGGCGGATGAGCCGACCGGCAATCTAGACCGCGAAACCGGCTTCCAGATTATGAAATTGCTCATCCAGTTGAACCAGAGTCAGGGATTGAGCATAGTAATGGTGACCCATGATCTGGAGATGGCAGCATTTGCCGATCGGCGGATTGTTTTGCGAGACGGCTTCATCATCTCGGAATCCTGA